The Miscanthus floridulus cultivar M001 chromosome 7, ASM1932011v1, whole genome shotgun sequence genome includes a region encoding these proteins:
- the LOC136465867 gene encoding uncharacterized protein — protein MKYDLERKKWDISNRKCLMVAKSTISDAIRGSILDCDTATEYLKKVESQFTGSSKAYASTLIKKLFNEKYTGGSIREHILKMGNTVLKLKPMDLGLKDEFLIHLVFASLPKEYETFVVNYNIQPDKWNIEKLIVMCVQEEERLKYL, from the coding sequence atgaagtatgatctcgaacgcaagaaatgggacatatcaaaccgcaagtgcttgatggtggctaagtccacaattTCAGATGCTATAAGGGGGTCTATCCTAGACTGTGATACTGCCACGGAGTACCtaaagaaggtggagagtcagttcactggctcttcaaaggcttatgctagtacattgatcaagaaattgttcaatgaaAAATATACTGGTGGCAGTAtcagagagcacattttgaagatgggCAACACGGTTTtgaagctgaagccaatggatttggggctcaaggatgagttcctgattcatttagtttttgcttccttgccaaaggaatatgaaacctttgttgtcaactacaatataCAGCCCGACAAGTGGAACATAGAGAAGCTCATCgtaatgtgtgttcaagaagaggaaaGGCTGAAGTACTTATAG
- the LOC136467318 gene encoding gibberellin 2-beta-dioxygenase 6-like isoform X1: MPAFAGSAAEPPLADSYYALLRRRRGGADEAGAYATSTVPSDDDVPVAECELPMIDVGCLTSDDGCSSEAERAACTAAIARAAEEWGFFQVRNHGVSQALLDAMRREQALLFRLPFEAKATAGLLNNSYRWGTPTATSPQQLSWSEAFHAPLAGVSGSAAGGTCNFGELTTLRSRSSHDRADVAVCRDVTREVAGAMSKLAGTLARVLAEAVLGRGRPAAGERFPEGCDETTCFLRLNRYPPCPISADAFGLVPHTDSDFLTVLCQDQQVGGLQLMKGARWVAVKPIPGALIVNIGDLLQAWSNNRYKSVEHKVMTNAKTERYSVAYFLCPSYDSPIGTCEEPSLYRTFTFGEYRRKVQEDVKRTGKKVGLPNFLV, encoded by the exons ATGCCGGCCTTCGCGGGGAGCGCAGCGGAGCCGCCGCTGGCAGACAGCTACTACGCGCTGCTccgtcgccgccgcggcggcgctgATGAAGCAGGCGCCTACGCGACGTCGACAGTGCCTTCAGACGACGACGTGCCCGTGGCGGAGTGCGAGCTCCCGATGATCGACGTCGGGTGCCTGACGAGCGACGACGGCTGCTCCTCGGAGGCGGAGCGCGCGGCGTGCACGGCCGCCATCGCGCGCGCCGCCGAGGAGTGGGGCTTCTTCCAGGTGCGCAACCACGGCGTGTCGCAGGCGCTCCTGGACGCGATGCGGCGGGAGCAGGCGCTCCTGTTCCGCCTGCCGTTCGAGGCCAAGGCCACGGCCGGCCTGCTCAACAACTCCTACCGCTGGGGCACCCCGACCGCGACGTCCCCGCAGCAGCTGTCCTGGTCCGAGGCCTTCCACGCCCCGCTCGCCGGCGTCTCCGGGTCCGCCGCCGGCGGCACCTGCAACTTCGGCGAACTCACCACCCTCAG GAGCAGGAGTAGTCATGATCGTGCCGACGTCGCTGTATGCAGGGATGTGACTCGGGAGGTGGCGGGCGCGATGTCAAAGCTGGCCGGCACGCTGGCGCGCGTCCTGGCGGAGGCCGTCCTGGGGCGGGGGCGGCCCGCGGCTGGCGAGCGCTTCCCGGAGGGGTGCGACGAGACGACGTGCTTCCTGCGGCTGAACCGGTACCCGCCGTGCCCCATCTCCGCCGACGCCTTCGGCCTGGTCCCGCACACGGACAGCGACTTCCTCACCGTGCTCTGCCAGGACCAGCAGGTCGGCGGCCTGCAGCTCATGAAGGGGGCCAGGTGGGTGGCCGTCAAGCCAATCCCAGGCGCCCTCATcgtcaacatcggggacctcctCCAG GCGTGGAGCAACAACAGATACAAGAGCGTGGAGCACAAAGTGATGACGAACGCCAAGACGGAGCGCTACTCCGTTGCCTACTTTCTCTGCCCGTCCTACGACTCGCCGATCGGCACGTGCGAAGAGCCTTCTCTTTACAGGACATTCACCTTCGGAGAGTACAGGCGAAAAGTGCAAGAAGATGTCAAGAGAACCGGGAAGAAGGTCGGCCTCCCTAATTTTCTCGTGTAA
- the LOC136467318 gene encoding gibberellin 2-beta-dioxygenase 6-like isoform X2, with translation MPAFAGSAAEPPLADSYYALLRRRRGGADEAGAYATSTVPSDDDVPVAECELPMIDVGCLTSDDGCSSEAERAACTAAIARAAEEWGFFQVRNHGVSQALLDAMRREQALLFRLPFEAKATAGLLNNSYRWGTPTATSPQQLSWSEAFHAPLAGVSGSAAGGTCNFGELTTLRDVTREVAGAMSKLAGTLARVLAEAVLGRGRPAAGERFPEGCDETTCFLRLNRYPPCPISADAFGLVPHTDSDFLTVLCQDQQVGGLQLMKGARWVAVKPIPGALIVNIGDLLQAWSNNRYKSVEHKVMTNAKTERYSVAYFLCPSYDSPIGTCEEPSLYRTFTFGEYRRKVQEDVKRTGKKVGLPNFLV, from the exons ATGCCGGCCTTCGCGGGGAGCGCAGCGGAGCCGCCGCTGGCAGACAGCTACTACGCGCTGCTccgtcgccgccgcggcggcgctgATGAAGCAGGCGCCTACGCGACGTCGACAGTGCCTTCAGACGACGACGTGCCCGTGGCGGAGTGCGAGCTCCCGATGATCGACGTCGGGTGCCTGACGAGCGACGACGGCTGCTCCTCGGAGGCGGAGCGCGCGGCGTGCACGGCCGCCATCGCGCGCGCCGCCGAGGAGTGGGGCTTCTTCCAGGTGCGCAACCACGGCGTGTCGCAGGCGCTCCTGGACGCGATGCGGCGGGAGCAGGCGCTCCTGTTCCGCCTGCCGTTCGAGGCCAAGGCCACGGCCGGCCTGCTCAACAACTCCTACCGCTGGGGCACCCCGACCGCGACGTCCCCGCAGCAGCTGTCCTGGTCCGAGGCCTTCCACGCCCCGCTCGCCGGCGTCTCCGGGTCCGCCGCCGGCGGCACCTGCAACTTCGGCGAACTCACCACCCTCAG GGATGTGACTCGGGAGGTGGCGGGCGCGATGTCAAAGCTGGCCGGCACGCTGGCGCGCGTCCTGGCGGAGGCCGTCCTGGGGCGGGGGCGGCCCGCGGCTGGCGAGCGCTTCCCGGAGGGGTGCGACGAGACGACGTGCTTCCTGCGGCTGAACCGGTACCCGCCGTGCCCCATCTCCGCCGACGCCTTCGGCCTGGTCCCGCACACGGACAGCGACTTCCTCACCGTGCTCTGCCAGGACCAGCAGGTCGGCGGCCTGCAGCTCATGAAGGGGGCCAGGTGGGTGGCCGTCAAGCCAATCCCAGGCGCCCTCATcgtcaacatcggggacctcctCCAG GCGTGGAGCAACAACAGATACAAGAGCGTGGAGCACAAAGTGATGACGAACGCCAAGACGGAGCGCTACTCCGTTGCCTACTTTCTCTGCCCGTCCTACGACTCGCCGATCGGCACGTGCGAAGAGCCTTCTCTTTACAGGACATTCACCTTCGGAGAGTACAGGCGAAAAGTGCAAGAAGATGTCAAGAGAACCGGGAAGAAGGTCGGCCTCCCTAATTTTCTCGTGTAA